In the Nodularia sp. LEGE 06071 genome, CTTTTGGAAAGCCATTATCAGGGTCAGTGTAGCTTGCTGATTTGTTGCCTGTAGTATAAGTAATACCTTTCTTGGCATCTAGGAATACTGCTTTTATTTCATTAGCAATTTCAACCATATTGGCTTTAGTGATAGCAGGTTGAACACCTTCTGTCGTGCATGAAAATTTCATTAATCTGCAACTTTTCTCATGCTCAATTAATGGCTCATCAGTAGGCTGTGCAGCACCATCTTGAGAGAAGTGAAAAAATAATTGCGGATGCCCAGCAACTGGCGGCGCGGTGTCGAACTTCTCCCCATAAACTACAGCTAAATTTTTCCGGCTGTAGCCAATTACGTTCATAAATAAATTGTGCCGCATATTCATCATTGCGTCATTGTCATTGTCGTCGATTCGACACGCCAACTTTAAAGATGACCTGGGGGAATCTAAGTCACCATTACCAGTGATGTCCTTGAAGAATCTATCAACTCTACGGTTGAATTCTATTTTGTAAGTCTGTTGGAGGTGTTCAAACGGGTTGAAGTCATCTGGTAAAGCCATTACTAATCCTCCCCGTCGAATAAGTCTAAAAAGTCAAAGGGATTGGGCTGAGACGCAGTTTTAGCAGCGGTTTCATCAGCTTTTACTTTGTCTGGCTCTGGTTGAGCTACAGCTTTATTTTCTGGCTTATCGTCTTCTTTAACTGCCTTAACAAATTCTGTTGAAGCTGTGGTTAGTTCGGTCGTGGCGTTGATTACATCCAGAGGGACTTGAGTCACCATTTGGATGGTTGACCCGGCTTGTTGCAAACTCTCTAAAGTTTGCGTCACGCGGTTAAATTTTGGCTGTGGATTCATCCAGCCATAGGCGTTTTCTAAAATTACACCGCCTTTTTTCAAGGCGTTTCCGATTCTTCCTGTGTAAGCCGCTATTAATTCGGATGCTTGTAAGATTGTTTGTGAGAGATTTAGAAAACTATTTAGAACATTAGTGCTGGCTTGGTACACCCGGTTAGCCTTAGCCCAAGCCGCTGATAATTCAGCATAATTTTCAGCGCCAACAATTCCTTTTACTATGGTTTCAAATGTATTCCCGATTATCTGACCTACATTAATCGGCTGTCCTTTGTCATCTTTGATTCCAATTAATTGAATTACGTTATTAAATGCCCCTAATAATGTTTGCCCAATATCGTTTGACAACATCAAATGGTTTTGTACAGTTGCCGCAAATGTTAGGACATTTAACACCCTATCCAGATGCAGCCACTTGAAGCCATCGACTAACTTACCTGAAATTCCCCCAGCAATTTGAGCGCCTAATTTCAAATCAATCTTTTGCAGTAGTGCCAATTGTGCTGCATTTGCAGCAGCATTAACCTTGTCAAGTATATTTTCCTTTGCTTTGTCGAGAGCATTGCCGATTTTATTTCCAAGCCCATCTAATCCACTGCCTAAACAGCCGCCATTTACACTATTGCAAATTGCTGTACCTGCGGCTGATTGTACTTGAGCCGGGGTAATCAACTTTGGTGCGACTAAAGCATTTACATTGGCGGGGATAAGTCCGGCAAGTCCTATTAATTGGTCAAGCTTTGCGTTGGATTGCTGATTCACTTGTTCCTGTACCCCTAATTTTTGATTCACCCCACCTAATGCACCTGCTAGAGATTGCGCCAGGCTCATCGCAGCCGCAGCCAAACCTGAAGCTGCAAAGGCATCAGCCGCAGCCTTGCTAGCAGTCTTGCTAGCATCTTCAGCTTTACTATTAGCTTGGGTGGCAGTATTCAAGGCATTAGTAGCCTGGTCAAACTGCTGCTGACTGGTGAGATTAGCTTGCTGTTTAAATTGGTCAAGTTTTTGATTAAATTGTTGTCCCAGTTCTGAAACTTTTAATTCCTGAACACCCAGTTTCTGATTATTTTGTTGTACAAATTGGTCAAACTGTTGTTGACTGGTGAGACTAGCTTGCTGTTTAAATTGTTCAAAGTTTTGATTAAATTGTTGCCCCAGGTCTGAGATTTTTAAGTCCTGAATACCCAGTTTCTGATTATTTTGTTGTACAAATTGGTCAAACTGTTGTTGACTGTTGAGATTAGTTTGCTGCTTGAATTGTTCAAAGTTTTGATTAAATTGTTGACCCAGGTCTGAGATTTTTAAGTCTTGAATCCCCAGTTTTTGGTTATTCTGTTGTATGAATTGCTCGAACTGCTGATTGATATTAGTTATCGGCTGCTTTTGCTGGGCTAGTGCTAATGCTTCTAAAGCGATACCCTCTACAGTCCCCACTTCCTGGCCCAGAGCGCTTAACCCTCCCGCCACAGTTTGTGCAATTCCAATAGCACTGCCGGCTATATTCAGGGCATTATCAGCTTTGGAGCCAGCCTGGTTAGCTGAACTGAGGGCATTGTCAGCTTTGGAGCTAGCCTGATTAGCTGAACTGAGGGCATTGTTAGCTTTGGAGTTAGCCTGATTAGCTGAACTGAGGGCATTGTCAGCTTTGGAGTTAGCCTGAGTAGCTGAACTGAGGGCATTGTCAGCTTTGGAGTTAGCCTGAGTAGCTGAACTGAGGGCATTATCAGCTTTAGAGATAGCCTGATTAGCTGAACTGAGGGCATTATCAGCTTTGGAGTTAGCCTGAGTAGCTGAACTGAGGGCATTATCAGCTTTGGAGTTAGCCTGAGTAGCTGAACTAAGGGCGTTATCAGCTTTAGAAATAGCCTGAGTAGCTGAACTGATGGCATTATCAGCTTTGGAGTTAGCCTGAGTAGCTGAACTGATGGCATTATCAGCTTTGGAGTTAGCTTGATTAGCCGTATTCAGTGCATTATCAGCTTTGGAGTTAGCTTGATTAGCCGTATTCAGGGCATTGTTAGCCTTGGAGTTAGCCTGATTAGCCGTATTCAGGGCATTGTTAGCTTTGGAGTTAGCCTGATTAGCTGAGTTGAGGGCATTATCAGCCTTGCCGTCCGCGTTCTTAGCAATGCCAGTAGCAGTTAAAATTTGACCGAATGCTGTACTCAATTGATTGGCTAAACTATCTGCATAGGCTTCTAGCGCATCAATTCGCGATCCAAGAATCAGCAAAGTAGCCACACTGGCGGCCAAAGCTGCCAGTGCAGTGGCTATTGCTGCAATCTTAGACAAAGCAGAAGCTGCTGCACCTGCGGCGGCGGCGGCTGTTGCTCCAACAGATGCTACTTTAGCCGCCAAAGCCGCTAAACCTGATTCGACAACAACCACAGCCGCCTTGACTGGTGCTAATTGGCTTAGGATCAAGCTGAGGACAGCAGGAATGATCAATGCTTCTGCTTGAGCGACAGATTGTGTAATAATTCCTGGTTTTTCAGTCTTGAGCAGAAACTTATCGTCAAGTCCTGCAATTTGAGCAGACAGAGCCGCCAATTCGGCGGAGATTTGTGAGCATGATGTCATTTTTAAAAATTATTATTTAAGGGAAGCAACCGCAGCACGTAATCCAGATATTGCATTAAAAATTGAGTCGCAATTTAAGCAGCAGTCCCCACAGTCAAGGCTCCCGGCTGGACATCCAGGATTGCATTCCACAGAATAGCCGCAGGTATCAAATAATTCATTAAGTAGCAGTGCGCCACTAGCACCGATTATTATCAATCTGTTACCGAGAAATGGCGTGCCACGCACCAGACTAGTTACCGCTAAATCAGCGGGGCTTGGATATGTCGAGTATTTTCTCCAAGCCAACTCCAGGCAAGGCGCTCCACTTCCAATATTTCGGGATAAAATCTCGATGTCATTCCCGTTAATCCGAATCCCTCCATACGGTTCCCGAAAAAAAGCGTTACCACCATTGGAAATTCTTGAGCCAAAGAATAATTGTGTGAACGAGAAAGATACTCTCCCTTGAGCGCACTCTTCGTACTCTGGCTCGCAAGTAATATTTATTGGAGTATCGGTATAGTTTTGAATACTCCCATTTGGAAGAGTGACCCTGGCGGTTTCGCCAATTTGACAATATTGAACCATCGCGATTAGTAAGCGCTAGGGTCAATCGTGGAGCCAGAATCTAATTTAGCTAGGCTGATCACTATCTGGTCAATTCTGTAAGGATCATTGTCTACTCCCCTGGTGGTGAAACTTGCAAATCCAGGTGCTAAATATAAACTCTGATCTATATTCGTGTCGTAGCTGGATTGAGTGAGCGCCGATTGAGCGCCCACAAGTATTGCTGCCAGATGTCCTTCAGCTGTGGCGGTGGCAGGTGTCGCCAGCCCAGATGTTACCAAGGCTGAATCAG is a window encoding:
- a CDS encoding alanine-zipper protein — protein: MTSCSQISAELAALSAQIAGLDDKFLLKTEKPGIITQSVAQAEALIIPAVLSLILSQLAPVKAAVVVVESGLAALAAKVASVGATAAAAAGAAASALSKIAAIATALAALAASVATLLILGSRIDALEAYADSLANQLSTAFGQILTATGIAKNADGKADNALNSANQANSKANNALNTANQANSKANNALNTANQANSKADNALNTANQANSKADNAISSATQANSKADNAISSATQAISKADNALSSATQANSKADNALSSATQANSKADNALSSANQAISKADNALSSATQANSKADNALSSATQANSKADNALSSANQANSKANNALSSANQASSKADNALSSANQAGSKADNALNIAGSAIGIAQTVAGGLSALGQEVGTVEGIALEALALAQQKQPITNINQQFEQFIQQNNQKLGIQDLKISDLGQQFNQNFEQFKQQTNLNSQQQFDQFVQQNNQKLGIQDLKISDLGQQFNQNFEQFKQQASLTSQQQFDQFVQQNNQKLGVQELKVSELGQQFNQKLDQFKQQANLTSQQQFDQATNALNTATQANSKAEDASKTASKAAADAFAASGLAAAAMSLAQSLAGALGGVNQKLGVQEQVNQQSNAKLDQLIGLAGLIPANVNALVAPKLITPAQVQSAAGTAICNSVNGGCLGSGLDGLGNKIGNALDKAKENILDKVNAAANAAQLALLQKIDLKLGAQIAGGISGKLVDGFKWLHLDRVLNVLTFAATVQNHLMLSNDIGQTLLGAFNNVIQLIGIKDDKGQPINVGQIIGNTFETIVKGIVGAENYAELSAAWAKANRVYQASTNVLNSFLNLSQTILQASELIAAYTGRIGNALKKGGVILENAYGWMNPQPKFNRVTQTLESLQQAGSTIQMVTQVPLDVINATTELTTASTEFVKAVKEDDKPENKAVAQPEPDKVKADETAAKTASQPNPFDFLDLFDGED